CCACTACATCTACAAAGGTTTCCATTTAAATAGTGCATAATTTCGTCATCAGTTGGATTAGTTAACTCTTTAGTCATAGCAAGTACTGTTAAAGTAAATCCAGGAGAACAAAAACCACATTGCTCAGCACCCTCAGTTGTCATGAAAGAGGCAAATTTTTTAGCTTCTACAGGGAAATGTTCTATTGTAGAAATCTGTTTCCCCGCAGCTCTAGCAGCAAGAGTGCTACAAGAAAGTATAGGCGATCCATTTAAAAGAACTGTACAAAGTCCACAAGCTCCAGTGTCACACCCTCTTTTAACACTTAGGTATCCCTCTTTTCTTAAAACATCAAGTAGGTAGTCGTCATCTTTAATAAGAATCTCTTTTCTTCTA
This sequence is a window from Cetobacterium sp. ZOR0034. Protein-coding genes within it:
- a CDS encoding (2Fe-2S)-binding protein, with translation MLLTTTINGRRKEILIKDDDYLLDVLRKEGYLSVKRGCDTGACGLCTVLLNGSPILSCSTLAARAAGKQISTIEHFPVEAKKFASFMTTEGAEQCGFCSPGFTLTVLAMTKELTNPTDDEIMHYLNGNLCRCSGYVSQLRAIKNFMKEMNNENC